A window of the Haloarcula rubripromontorii genome harbors these coding sequences:
- a CDS encoding aminopeptidase yields MDNSSLRAPAETAVKQCLNLQSDESCAVVTDDQRKSIGEALYRVATEITDDSVFVRYPPGEQHGAEPPAPVAGAMATADVVLAPTTKSLSHTEARTDANEAGARVATLPGISEGVFLMGLDADYHRIEQHCEDVLAQVKDADEIRVTSPQGTDITFGIGAREWHMDTGIVHEPGEMSNLPAGEVFLAPETADGTFVVDGTMRPHGKLDGKRLTFEVEDGYVTDIDDPDIRAQVEDAADEVGRDAYNLAELGIGTNVAVTELVGSVLLDEKAGGTVHIAIGDDHAMGGDVHAPIHLDGILTEPTVYADGEVIDLPETNGD; encoded by the coding sequence ATGGACAACTCGTCGCTCCGCGCGCCCGCCGAGACTGCCGTCAAACAGTGCCTGAACCTCCAGTCCGACGAATCGTGTGCGGTTGTCACTGACGACCAGCGGAAATCAATCGGCGAAGCGCTGTATCGCGTCGCCACAGAGATTACCGACGACTCCGTTTTCGTTCGCTACCCGCCGGGCGAACAACACGGTGCGGAGCCGCCCGCGCCGGTCGCTGGCGCGATGGCAACCGCCGATGTCGTGCTCGCCCCGACGACCAAGAGCCTGAGCCACACCGAGGCCCGGACCGACGCCAACGAGGCCGGTGCTCGCGTTGCGACCCTGCCCGGGATTAGCGAGGGCGTGTTCCTCATGGGGTTAGACGCCGACTACCACCGCATCGAACAGCACTGCGAGGATGTGCTGGCACAGGTGAAAGACGCCGATGAAATCCGGGTCACCTCGCCACAGGGTACCGACATCACGTTCGGCATCGGCGCTCGCGAGTGGCATATGGACACTGGCATCGTCCACGAGCCCGGCGAGATGTCGAACCTCCCTGCCGGTGAAGTGTTCCTCGCCCCGGAGACGGCCGACGGCACATTCGTCGTCGACGGGACGATGCGCCCCCACGGCAAACTCGACGGGAAGCGCCTCACCTTCGAGGTCGAGGACGGCTACGTCACGGATATCGACGACCCCGACATCCGCGCGCAGGTCGAGGACGCCGCCGATGAGGTCGGACGGGACGCCTACAACCTCGCCGAGCTCGGTATCGGCACGAACGTCGCTGTGACCGAACTCGTCGGCTCCGTCCTGTTAGACGAGAAGGCCGGCGGGACGGTCCATATCGCTATCGGCGACGACCACGCGATGGGCGGGGACGTCCATGCGCCGATTCACCTGGACGGGATTCTGACGGAACCGACCGTGTATGCAGATGGGGAGGTTATAGACCTCCCAGAAACGAACGGCGACTGA
- a CDS encoding type II glyceraldehyde-3-phosphate dehydrogenase, producing the protein MLHVGINGFGTIGKRVADAVRVQPDMTVAGVAKRSPNFEATIADDRGYDLYAADGREPFDEADLATAGTVHDLIETSDVIVDTTPSGVGAANASLYAEHDTPAIFQGGEDAAVADVSFNARANYENAVGADTARVVSCNTTGLSRLLAPLKESYGVEKSRVTLVRRGADPGQTGRGPINDTLPDPVEIPSHHGPDVQTIFPDLDIDTMGMKVPTTQMHTHSVNVTLESEPTTEEVTSLLTDESRLFLIPETLGIDGAGKLKEYTRDAGRPRGDVWENCIWAESITVEGRDLYLFQAIHQEADVVPENIDAIRALSERTASAEKSIRRTDEALGVGRGLVEHDGSPQRVDSHADD; encoded by the coding sequence ATGCTCCACGTGGGCATCAACGGCTTCGGCACCATCGGGAAACGCGTCGCTGACGCGGTGCGTGTCCAGCCAGATATGACAGTAGCGGGCGTCGCAAAGCGCTCGCCGAACTTCGAGGCAACTATCGCAGACGACCGCGGCTACGACCTCTATGCCGCGGACGGCCGCGAACCGTTCGATGAAGCCGATCTCGCGACGGCCGGTACGGTCCATGACCTCATTGAAACGAGCGACGTGATCGTCGACACCACGCCAAGTGGCGTCGGCGCGGCTAACGCATCGCTGTATGCCGAACACGACACGCCAGCCATCTTCCAGGGTGGGGAGGACGCTGCTGTGGCAGATGTGAGTTTCAATGCTCGCGCAAACTACGAAAATGCGGTCGGGGCTGACACGGCCCGCGTCGTCTCCTGCAATACAACAGGCCTGTCACGCCTCCTCGCACCGCTCAAGGAATCATACGGCGTTGAGAAATCACGTGTGACACTGGTCCGGCGCGGTGCTGATCCGGGCCAGACCGGGCGCGGCCCGATCAACGACACACTTCCCGACCCCGTCGAAATCCCCTCCCACCACGGTCCTGACGTCCAGACGATTTTTCCCGACCTCGACATCGACACGATGGGAATGAAGGTCCCGACAACGCAGATGCACACTCACAGTGTCAATGTCACGCTGGAAAGCGAGCCAACGACAGAGGAGGTCACGTCACTGCTGACTGACGAATCGCGGCTGTTCCTCATTCCTGAGACGCTTGGTATCGACGGTGCAGGGAAGCTCAAGGAGTACACCCGCGACGCTGGTCGCCCGCGCGGTGACGTGTGGGAAAACTGTATCTGGGCCGAATCCATCACGGTCGAAGGCCGGGACCTCTACCTGTTCCAGGCCATCCACCAGGAAGCCGATGTCGTGCCGGAGAACATCGACGCCATTCGCGCGCTCTCCGAACGGACCGCAAGCGCCGAGAAGAGCATCCGACGCACCGACGAAGCGCTCGGTGTCGGTCGCGGCCTCGTCGAACACGACGGCAGCCCACAGCGCGTCGACAGTCACGCCGACGACTGA